The Methylomusa anaerophila genome has a segment encoding these proteins:
- a CDS encoding MlaD family protein has protein sequence MNTEAKVGAITLTGLVLLAVMILFLGGISIGEKGYPVYAVFSQVNGLKPGNLVRYAGVDVGKVQAVEILPNGVKAKLMLNPGVKVPSGAVFTIGADGLLGEKFINISPPLETKGFLSPNSEVTGQNTQGLDELMVAGNQTLAEVQALVRSLNDVLSDEKVKAAWRETAFNAQEMTANFNRMSAVLARLAETNEGQLNDMVSDLKSMSGSLRDVTARLDQMLASVDNNGQTANDLKMTIHNLQMTSNRIEKMAAALEGVVTDPQTAKDVKETLKNAREASAKANRMLTPGGAVKAETGVEVLYNSSQGRYQSNGDVRISFTPNDFAVIGVNDIGENDKFNFQVGKGSSSWSQRLGVIDSKAGVGIDAALNSQIKISLDLYDPNDLRFKLRTQYRLSPHTFLIGQADKTTGKDDRMTYFGLRKVF, from the coding sequence ATGAACACTGAGGCCAAGGTAGGCGCCATAACCCTGACCGGCTTGGTATTGCTGGCAGTGATGATCCTATTTCTGGGCGGGATCAGCATTGGCGAAAAAGGGTATCCGGTTTATGCCGTGTTCAGCCAGGTCAACGGCTTAAAGCCGGGAAATCTGGTGCGCTATGCCGGGGTGGACGTCGGTAAGGTCCAAGCGGTGGAAATCCTGCCAAATGGCGTGAAAGCAAAACTTATGTTGAATCCGGGAGTAAAAGTTCCCAGCGGCGCTGTATTCACCATCGGAGCTGACGGGTTATTGGGCGAGAAGTTCATAAACATATCGCCGCCGCTGGAAACCAAAGGCTTTTTGTCTCCCAACTCAGAGGTAACCGGTCAAAATACCCAGGGCCTGGATGAGCTAATGGTAGCTGGTAATCAAACACTGGCTGAGGTTCAAGCGTTAGTCAGATCTTTAAATGATGTTTTATCTGACGAAAAGGTAAAAGCAGCCTGGCGGGAAACTGCTTTCAACGCCCAGGAAATGACTGCCAATTTTAACCGTATGAGTGCAGTATTGGCCCGATTGGCGGAAACCAACGAGGGACAGTTAAATGACATGGTATCCGATCTGAAATCCATGTCCGGCAGTCTGCGGGATGTAACCGCAAGGTTGGATCAAATGCTTGCCAGCGTTGATAACAACGGGCAGACTGCCAATGATCTAAAAATGACAATCCACAATCTCCAAATGACAAGCAATCGAATTGAAAAGATGGCCGCCGCATTGGAGGGGGTTGTCACTGATCCCCAAACCGCAAAGGACGTTAAAGAAACCCTTAAGAATGCTCGCGAAGCCTCTGCCAAAGCTAACCGGATGCTTACTCCGGGAGGGGCGGTCAAGGCGGAAACAGGCGTGGAAGTTTTATACAACTCTTCCCAGGGGAGATACCAGAGCAACGGCGACGTTAGAATCAGCTTCACCCCGAATGATTTTGCCGTTATTGGCGTAAACGATATCGGGGAGAATGATAAATTTAATTTTCAGGTTGGTAAAGGAAGTTCAAGCTGGAGTCAGCGGCTGGGTGTCATAGATAGTAAGGCAGGTGTCGGTATAGATGCCGCGTTAAATAGTCAGATCAAAATATCACTGGATTTATATGATCCCAATGATCTAAGATTCAAGTTAAGGACCCAATACCGGCTGTCGCCGCATACTTTTCTCATTGGCCAAGCCGATAAAACCACTGGAAAGGATGATCGCATGACGTATTTTGGCCTGCGGAAGGTTTTCTAA